The following proteins come from a genomic window of Methanoculleus caldifontis:
- a CDS encoding nucleotide sugar dehydrogenase, whose translation MSKKLQSIIDARGPIRKIGVFGMGYVGIPAAVLFADAPEFESVIGFQRASASSGYKINMLNRGESPLKGEEPGLEELLERVVGAGKFRCTSDFSEVAGCDAVTLAIQTPFADPKDLIPDFSALIEGLRAVGKHLTAGTLVVLESTVTPGTTERMAREILEEESGLVAGEDFCLAHAPERVMVGRLLRNIREHDRIVGGIDEVSTARAIELYRPVLTTGKIIPMTATAAEVTKTAENAFRDLQIAAANQLALHCEAMGVNVYDVRTGIDSLKGEGITRAILWPGAGVGGHCLTKDSWHLERGAQVLGGDLWYPHGGGSIFGVARKINEFMPEHMVHLTVEGLKRAGKSPEGARVALLGWAFIQNSDDTRNTPAEPYLAAMEDAGAEVRVHDPFVNDYPGIEVSHDLDATLVGADVVVVFTAHHHYASLDPARAKELSGAEHPVIVDGRNVVDPDAFIRVGFVYKGIGRGDKNSHPIR comes from the coding sequence ATGAGCAAAAAGTTACAATCGATCATCGACGCCAGGGGCCCGATCAGGAAGATCGGTGTCTTCGGGATGGGCTACGTCGGCATCCCCGCCGCGGTGCTCTTTGCGGACGCACCCGAATTCGAGTCAGTCATCGGGTTCCAGCGGGCCTCTGCCTCTTCCGGCTACAAGATCAATATGCTCAACCGGGGCGAATCCCCGCTCAAGGGCGAGGAGCCGGGGCTCGAGGAGCTCCTGGAGAGGGTCGTCGGTGCCGGGAAGTTCCGGTGCACGTCGGACTTCTCGGAGGTCGCGGGGTGCGACGCGGTAACGCTCGCGATCCAGACCCCCTTTGCGGACCCAAAGGACCTCATCCCCGACTTCTCGGCCCTGATCGAGGGGCTCCGGGCGGTGGGGAAGCACCTGACGGCAGGCACGCTCGTGGTGCTCGAGTCGACCGTCACTCCCGGCACGACCGAGCGCATGGCCCGCGAGATCCTGGAGGAGGAGTCGGGGCTCGTCGCGGGGGAGGACTTCTGCCTCGCGCACGCCCCCGAGCGGGTGATGGTCGGGCGGCTGCTCAGGAACATCCGCGAGCACGACCGGATCGTCGGCGGGATCGACGAGGTCTCGACGGCGCGGGCGATCGAGCTCTACCGGCCGGTCCTCACGACGGGAAAGATCATCCCGATGACCGCGACCGCGGCCGAGGTGACGAAGACCGCCGAGAACGCCTTCCGCGACCTCCAGATCGCCGCCGCGAACCAGCTGGCGCTGCACTGCGAGGCGATGGGCGTCAACGTCTATGACGTCCGGACCGGGATCGACTCCCTCAAGGGCGAGGGGATCACCCGTGCCATCCTCTGGCCGGGCGCCGGGGTCGGGGGCCATTGCCTTACGAAGGACTCCTGGCACCTCGAGCGGGGTGCGCAGGTCCTTGGCGGCGATCTCTGGTACCCGCACGGGGGCGGGTCAATCTTCGGGGTCGCGCGGAAGATCAACGAGTTCATGCCCGAGCACATGGTTCACCTGACCGTCGAGGGGCTCAAACGGGCTGGGAAGTCCCCTGAGGGCGCAAGGGTCGCGCTCCTCGGCTGGGCGTTCATCCAGAACTCCGACGATACCCGGAACACCCCGGCGGAACCTTATCTCGCGGCGATGGAGGACGCGGGCGCGGAGGTCAGGGTCCACGATCCGTTCGTGAACGACTATCCGGGTATCGAGGTCTCGCACGACCTGGACGCGACCCTCGTGGGGGCGGACGTCGTCGTCGTCTTCACGGCTCATCACCACTACGCCTCCCTTGACCCGGCGCGGGCAAAGGAGCTCTCGGGAGCGGAGCACCCGGTGATCGTCGACGGCAGGAATGTCGTCGACCCGGATGCGTTCATCCGCGTGGGTTTCGTCTACAAGGGTATCGGCCGGGGCGACAAAAACAGCCATCCGATCCGGTAA
- a CDS encoding Gfo/Idh/MocA family oxidoreductase → MDAGVIGVGMMGRNHARVYSELKAVDSLYLYDLNQKAARDLAGTFEATASATVEDLLNSVDAVSVCVPTPYHFGVAEQVIDAGVPLLVEKPICATAEESRQLLEKIPEGLVAGVGHIERFNPIVAEIKKIIRNPLYIEMKRHNPASSRVSGSSVVEDLMIHDVDIMRNVLLPEGAYRLAGSGNQDVCSALFSFGGTPVYLSASRKSSKKIRMIYIEEEEFTVEGDFMAQEIYIHRKPGQYAVENERYVQENIIEKVLVNKQEPLKLELSTFLDCAARGREFPVSPAQALLNMEICEDVARCFAA, encoded by the coding sequence TTGGACGCAGGGGTAATCGGTGTCGGAATGATGGGCAGGAATCATGCCCGTGTCTATTCGGAATTGAAAGCGGTGGACTCGCTCTACCTGTACGACCTCAACCAGAAGGCGGCCCGCGACCTTGCCGGCACCTTCGAGGCAACGGCCTCGGCGACCGTAGAGGACCTGCTCAACAGTGTGGACGCGGTGAGCGTCTGCGTCCCGACGCCTTACCACTTCGGGGTTGCAGAGCAGGTGATCGATGCCGGGGTACCGCTGCTCGTTGAGAAGCCCATATGCGCGACCGCGGAGGAGAGCAGGCAGCTTCTCGAGAAGATCCCGGAAGGCCTGGTTGCCGGCGTCGGGCACATCGAGCGGTTCAACCCGATCGTCGCTGAGATCAAGAAGATCATCAGAAACCCGCTCTATATCGAGATGAAACGGCACAACCCGGCTTCCTCGCGGGTGAGCGGTTCCTCGGTCGTGGAGGACCTGATGATCCACGACGTGGATATCATGCGTAATGTCCTCCTGCCCGAAGGAGCCTACAGGCTTGCCGGCAGCGGCAACCAGGACGTATGCAGCGCCCTCTTCTCCTTTGGAGGGACCCCGGTTTACCTCTCGGCAAGCAGGAAGTCCTCAAAGAAGATCCGTATGATCTACATCGAGGAGGAGGAGTTCACCGTCGAGGGGGACTTCATGGCTCAGGAGATTTACATCCACAGAAAGCCCGGGCAGTATGCGGTCGAGAACGAGCGTTACGTGCAGGAGAACATCATCGAGAAGGTGCTCGTGAACAAGCAGGAGCCCCTGAAACTCGAACTCTCGACGTTCCTCGATTGCGCCGCCCGGGGACGGGAGTTCCCGGTCAGCCCCGCGCAGGCGCTGCTGAATATGGAGATCTGCGAGGACGTCGCACGGTGTTTTGCGGCATAA
- a CDS encoding RraA family protein: MTTPDTYTDQIISKIKRNRISSTEVADCLGKTGNVPGVLPLNYGHFCVGQVRWTYALNESNWEFHRQITDVDEGEILFVEPFNCSDRAIFGSLVSKYLILYQQAAGIVVQGYLRDIPHLRKENWPIWCFGGTPIGCFNRKNETDLDPALIHERCERYNGAIAVCDDSGVIIIPKDHINQEFLEKLDWIEEQEDIWFDCIDRLKWNTYDTVCLKKYQERKQ; this comes from the coding sequence ATGACCACACCAGATACCTATACCGATCAGATTATCAGCAAGATCAAGCGGAACCGGATTTCTTCGACAGAAGTTGCCGACTGCCTCGGTAAAACCGGAAATGTTCCGGGTGTATTGCCGTTAAACTACGGGCATTTTTGCGTTGGTCAGGTCCGATGGACATATGCACTGAACGAAAGCAACTGGGAGTTCCACCGGCAGATAACCGATGTCGATGAAGGGGAAATTCTTTTTGTAGAGCCCTTTAATTGCAGTGACCGGGCAATTTTCGGCAGTTTGGTTTCAAAGTACCTTATCCTGTACCAACAGGCCGCAGGTATTGTAGTGCAGGGGTACCTTCGGGACATCCCGCACCTGCGGAAAGAAAACTGGCCAATCTGGTGCTTCGGGGGCACACCCATCGGATGCTTCAACCGCAAAAACGAGACTGATCTCGACCCCGCCCTGATCCATGAGAGATGCGAACGCTACAACGGAGCTATAGCGGTGTGCGATGACAGTGGCGTGATAATAATTCCAAAAGATCACATTAACCAGGAATTCCTGGAAAAACTCGACTGGATCGAGGAGCAGGAGGACATCTGGTTTGACTGTATTGATCGGCTTAAGTGGAATACTTACGATACGGTCTGTCTTAAAAAATACCAGGAGCGGAAGCAATGA
- a CDS encoding acyltransferase family protein — protein MLSFALQRPGGFKIHERASFFLNCLRISAAELVLIGHIFFWFGISEAAIQMASFGVVIFFILSGLLISNSVFSKLHLQGYSFSAYFIDRFARIYSGLLPVLLLILIFDLTHLTLFPEHYRSFDCIFGYPIAIPFYHDFRVENFVGSLLMLQHIPLPQFDIGFGFGSGRSLWSLGLEWWLYLSFGWTVIGYPWLRNKKWLYLTILGILWTIPAAYLIFAPVLRNLVITWYSGVLITILLAMTNSASKKPVFIGLIVALSLWVAHLLLVTQDPYDLAADLLTAAAVLCILIVLRNDRAIRSTKVHSAVQFMADYSYTLYLIHMPIIIFVHALLAGVPEYIVITSAFLASNAFSAFVAYYTEMRHKDLARWLKARMLKTGGYPQRGHLSPQTADSGD, from the coding sequence ATGCTCTCTTTCGCGTTACAAAGACCCGGTGGTTTCAAAATCCATGAGAGGGCATCATTTTTCTTAAACTGCTTGCGGATCAGTGCAGCTGAACTGGTGCTCATCGGCCATATTTTCTTCTGGTTCGGGATCTCGGAAGCAGCCATCCAGATGGCCAGTTTCGGGGTTGTCATCTTCTTCATTCTCTCCGGCCTGCTGATATCGAACTCGGTCTTTTCAAAACTTCATTTACAGGGATATTCTTTTTCAGCATACTTCATCGACAGATTTGCACGTATCTACTCCGGGCTACTGCCGGTGCTACTGCTCATACTAATTTTCGATCTTACGCATCTTACTCTGTTTCCCGAACATTATCGATCCTTTGATTGCATCTTCGGGTACCCGATCGCGATCCCGTTCTACCATGACTTTCGGGTCGAGAACTTCGTCGGCTCGCTGCTCATGCTGCAACATATCCCACTTCCACAGTTTGATATAGGGTTCGGGTTCGGTTCCGGGCGCTCACTCTGGTCCCTGGGACTTGAATGGTGGCTGTACCTCTCGTTCGGATGGACGGTTATCGGCTATCCGTGGCTCAGGAACAAAAAATGGCTTTATCTGACGATTTTAGGCATTTTATGGACTATTCCAGCCGCATACTTGATCTTTGCCCCGGTATTGCGAAATCTTGTTATCACCTGGTATAGCGGCGTGCTCATTACCATACTTCTGGCGATGACCAACTCCGCATCCAAGAAACCGGTCTTTATCGGCCTTATTGTCGCACTATCCCTTTGGGTGGCACATTTACTTTTGGTGACGCAGGACCCCTACGATCTGGCCGCGGATCTGCTTACAGCAGCAGCGGTGCTTTGCATCCTTATTGTTCTGCGAAACGATAGGGCCATAAGGAGCACAAAGGTCCATTCAGCGGTACAGTTCATGGCCGACTATTCCTACACATTGTATCTTATTCATATGCCGATCATCATTTTCGTACATGCGCTCCTCGCGGGTGTACCGGAATATATCGTTATTACGTCAGCATTCCTCGCTTCAAATGCATTCTCTGCATTCGTCGCGTATTACACCGAAATGCGCCATAAAGACCTTGCCCGATGGCTAAAGGCTCGGATGTTAAAGACAGGAGGATATCCGCAACGGGGACACCTCTCGCCGCAAACCGCCGACTCCGGCGACTAG
- a CDS encoding ATP-grasp domain-containing protein: MKTIVVLSGGQYSKPVFCTLKDAGFTTVCVDRDPHAPCAALADAFYPVDITDREGVCTVARSNHVDGIMAINDFGTRTASYVAEELGLVGLPMATVDAANDKGRMRDVWRRHGLSQPKYRVFATSNELTEAAEQIGFPCVVKPTESGGGGRGVSVLKTPDDIEWAYRFALPYVRNSRFIVEEYMEGIEMTIESFSENGEVTILAMSDKVKPNLRTRVATSLNYPAAIPEETQDRVRGLVTAAVRAIGVRTGMAHTEVIVTQDGPKLVELGARGGGGHIFHTIIKAVSGFNAPVQTARILTGMPVSMPALTNNGAVYRFFTPPRGILKEVHNLEAAARLEGVLDVGLTKGIGDLVGDFENSLQRTGFLVTLGQNREAAIVAADRAESLVKFIVEPC; this comes from the coding sequence ATGAAAACGATCGTGGTTCTGAGTGGAGGTCAGTATTCAAAACCGGTCTTTTGCACGCTCAAGGATGCAGGTTTTACTACTGTTTGCGTCGACCGCGACCCGCACGCTCCCTGTGCCGCACTCGCAGATGCATTTTACCCGGTCGATATTACGGACCGTGAGGGGGTGTGTACCGTCGCACGCAGCAATCACGTCGACGGGATTATGGCGATCAACGATTTCGGCACCCGGACGGCTTCATATGTGGCGGAAGAACTGGGTCTGGTCGGCCTCCCCATGGCAACCGTTGACGCAGCGAACGACAAGGGACGCATGCGGGATGTCTGGCGCAGGCACGGGCTTTCGCAACCGAAATACAGGGTGTTTGCGACCTCAAACGAATTAACAGAAGCGGCAGAGCAGATTGGGTTCCCATGCGTCGTCAAACCAACCGAGAGCGGGGGTGGTGGACGTGGGGTATCGGTGCTTAAAACGCCTGATGATATCGAGTGGGCATACCGGTTTGCCCTGCCGTACGTGAGGAATAGTCGCTTCATCGTGGAAGAATACATGGAGGGTATCGAGATGACTATCGAGTCATTCTCGGAAAACGGAGAGGTCACCATCCTGGCGATGAGCGACAAAGTCAAACCCAATTTGCGGACGCGGGTCGCCACAAGCCTGAATTATCCGGCGGCCATTCCCGAAGAAACCCAGGATCGGGTTAGGGGGCTTGTCACGGCGGCAGTGCGGGCAATCGGTGTTCGGACAGGCATGGCGCATACGGAGGTCATTGTGACCCAAGATGGCCCGAAACTGGTCGAACTGGGGGCCAGAGGGGGCGGCGGCCACATATTCCACACAATCATCAAGGCCGTGTCCGGGTTCAACGCGCCCGTACAGACAGCACGTATCCTCACCGGCATGCCGGTATCGATGCCGGCATTGACAAACAACGGCGCAGTCTACCGCTTCTTCACCCCACCCCGCGGTATCCTCAAAGAGGTCCACAACCTGGAGGCAGCAGCACGCCTTGAAGGCGTTCTTGACGTCGGGCTGACCAAGGGAATCGGGGACCTGGTGGGAGACTTTGAAAATTCGCTCCAAAGAACCGGCTTCCTTGTAACATTGGGCCAAAATCGAGAGGCAGCAATCGTGGCAGCCGACCGCGCCGAATCGCTGGTCAAATTTATCGTCGAACCCTGTTGA
- the wecB gene encoding non-hydrolyzing UDP-N-acetylglucosamine 2-epimerase: MKIVSIVGARPQFIKCAPVSRELREEHEEILVHTGQHYDHGMSEVFFEDLAIPKPDYNLGIGSGTHGHQTGAMLGAIEDVLRAEEPDMVLVYGDTNSTLAGALAAAKLHIPVAHVEAGLRSFDFRMPEEVNRVLTDHASDLLFCPTETAVRNLAAEGIMEGVHLVGDVMLDAMNHNRAVAEERSHILEDVGVEPGEYLAVTVHRPSNTDDRDNMAAIIGALGEAGMPVVFPVHPRTRNYLGKYGLLAAMPENIRIIEPLGYLDMLHLMAHATKILTDSGGVQKEAYMLGVPCITLRENTEWVEMVEAGWNVLVGAERERIVRSIREFAPSLKQRCIFGDGDASEEIARYLSSYGAAYYG; encoded by the coding sequence ATGAAGATCGTATCGATCGTCGGCGCTCGCCCGCAGTTCATCAAGTGCGCTCCCGTCTCGCGGGAACTAAGGGAGGAGCACGAAGAGATCCTCGTTCATACCGGCCAGCATTACGACCACGGGATGTCGGAGGTCTTCTTCGAGGATCTTGCAATCCCGAAGCCCGACTACAACCTCGGCATCGGCTCAGGGACCCACGGGCACCAGACCGGGGCGATGCTCGGAGCGATCGAGGATGTCCTCCGGGCGGAAGAGCCTGACATGGTCCTCGTCTACGGCGACACGAACTCGACACTTGCGGGTGCGCTTGCGGCGGCCAAACTCCACATCCCGGTGGCGCATGTCGAGGCGGGGCTCCGGAGTTTCGACTTCCGGATGCCCGAGGAGGTCAACCGGGTGCTTACGGATCACGCATCGGACCTCCTCTTCTGCCCGACGGAGACGGCGGTCAGGAATCTCGCGGCCGAAGGGATCATGGAGGGCGTTCACCTCGTCGGGGACGTGATGCTCGATGCGATGAACCACAATCGTGCGGTCGCGGAGGAGCGCTCTCATATTCTTGAGGACGTCGGTGTTGAGCCCGGGGAGTACCTCGCCGTCACCGTCCACCGGCCCTCGAACACCGATGATCGTGACAATATGGCCGCCATCATCGGCGCCCTCGGTGAGGCCGGGATGCCGGTCGTCTTCCCGGTCCACCCCCGGACGCGGAACTACCTCGGCAAATACGGTCTCCTCGCGGCGATGCCGGAGAACATCCGGATAATCGAGCCGCTCGGTTATCTCGACATGCTCCACCTGATGGCGCATGCGACGAAGATCCTCACCGACTCCGGCGGCGTCCAGAAGGAGGCCTACATGCTCGGCGTCCCCTGCATCACCCTTCGGGAGAACACCGAGTGGGTCGAGATGGTCGAGGCCGGGTGGAACGTGCTTGTGGGGGCGGAGCGGGAGAGGATCGTCAGGTCCATCAGAGAATTCGCACCGTCCTTAAAGCAGCGCTGCATCTTTGGGGATGGGGATGCAAGCGAAGAGATTGCGAGATATCTGTCCTCCTATGGAGCAGCTTACTATGGATAA
- a CDS encoding amidohydrolase family protein, with product MEIIDCHAHVTASGQWFDTPYEASIENLEEAMARSGIARAVLIPLGHASIEDVRFCLDLAKKQPEKFAVVPQINVAELSLLTEYKDVVAGLKVHPSLQQVDPASPEVQEILDAASGMGKPVVFDTFMQSTTIPIRLLDPKVFDELAKNRRDITFVLAHSCWPHLLDAYIIAKANKNVYLDLSYFGKAADNTYLLHDFCHLLEKLDQKAIFGTDFPEVDVAAYTALWQRYLHHLPEDKQKRIFSDNAREVFRL from the coding sequence ATGGTTTGACACCCCATACGAAGCATCAATAGAGAATCTAGAAGAGGCGATGGCCCGCTCAGGAATCGCACGGGCGGTCCTGATCCCGCTCGGCCACGCATCGATAGAAGACGTCCGATTCTGCCTTGATCTGGCAAAAAAACAGCCAGAGAAGTTCGCGGTAGTACCCCAGATAAATGTAGCAGAACTCTCTCTCCTGACAGAATACAAGGACGTGGTTGCCGGACTTAAAGTTCATCCGTCCCTTCAGCAGGTCGATCCCGCTTCGCCGGAGGTCCAGGAGATCCTGGATGCAGCGTCTGGAATGGGAAAGCCCGTCGTCTTTGACACCTTCATGCAGAGTACAACAATCCCCATACGGCTTCTCGACCCGAAGGTCTTTGACGAACTGGCAAAGAACCGCCGCGATATCACGTTTGTCCTTGCCCACTCCTGCTGGCCCCACCTTCTTGATGCCTACATTATTGCGAAGGCAAACAAGAACGTCTATCTCGATCTCTCGTACTTCGGTAAGGCGGCAGATAACACGTATCTGCTTCATGACTTCTGCCACCTGCTCGAAAAACTGGACCAGAAGGCGATCTTCGGAACGGACTTCCCGGAAGTCGATGTAGCCGCATACACCGCTCTCTGGCAGAGGTATCTGCATCACCTCCCGGAAGATAAGCAGAAAAGAATCTTTTCCGACAATGCTCGCGAGGTGTTCCGTCTGTGA
- a CDS encoding class I SAM-dependent methyltransferase — protein MNAEDIKITRQRYSERHRTFGYSPQTLGWGKHGRQALRFSVLTAVGNLQGKSILDVGCGFGDLYDYLTAQGWTGHYVGIDLVPDLVEEGRKRFPDAELLVGDFEEQTFTGRFDYVVASGIFNFLLTQEDNWAYIMRTLEKMLALAQSAVAVDFMTTWVDFQNPIAFHTDPCVLIQNIRSLTRRFTLRQDYMPYEYALYLYHDTPINHDNTFPPI, from the coding sequence GTGAATGCAGAAGATATCAAGATCACCCGGCAACGATATAGCGAACGACACAGGACATTCGGCTACAGCCCCCAGACACTAGGCTGGGGCAAACATGGTAGGCAAGCACTGCGGTTCTCGGTTCTGACTGCAGTCGGCAACCTACAGGGGAAATCGATACTTGATGTCGGGTGCGGATTCGGGGACCTTTACGATTACCTCACGGCACAGGGGTGGACTGGCCACTACGTCGGTATCGATCTGGTACCAGATCTCGTGGAGGAAGGACGGAAACGGTTTCCCGATGCAGAACTGCTCGTTGGGGACTTCGAAGAGCAAACCTTCACCGGACGCTTTGATTACGTTGTTGCCTCGGGAATATTTAATTTCCTGCTCACACAGGAGGACAACTGGGCATATATCATGCGGACGCTGGAGAAGATGCTTGCCCTTGCACAATCAGCGGTTGCAGTCGACTTCATGACCACCTGGGTAGACTTCCAGAACCCGATCGCATTCCATACCGATCCCTGCGTGCTCATCCAGAACATCCGGAGCCTGACCCGGCGGTTCACCCTCAGACAGGACTACATGCCGTACGAGTATGCACTCTATCTCTACCATGACACCCCCATCAACCACGATAACACTTTCCCGCCGATATAA
- a CDS encoding DegT/DnrJ/EryC1/StrS family aminotransferase has product MEQLTMDKIPLTRPYFDQEELDEIKKVLDSGWVAQGPKVKEFEGMVAGYLGVRHAVAVTNCTAALHLALLALDIGPGDEVLVADYTFPATGHAVLYCGARPVFVDIDPRTYNIDPGLIEEKITSKTRAIIPVHTFGQPAAMDAILQIANDHNLAVVEDAACALGARYRGRCAGTMGDVGCFSFHARKGITTGEGGMLVTDRDDIAAKARHLAVFGMTAAWDREQSDRLVIPRFTDVGYNYKMSDITAAVGVAQMRRLDTFIERRRELAQIWDTHLDDIAGITKPYIDPSVSPVYQSYVATVDPGIDRDWLIETLINEGIQTQIGTYASHIQPVYRSQERCSRSLDIYCRAIALPLYVNLRYEEIDAVAQILERILGAL; this is encoded by the coding sequence ATGGAGCAGCTTACTATGGATAAAATACCCCTGACAAGACCGTATTTCGACCAGGAAGAACTCGATGAGATCAAGAAGGTGCTCGACTCGGGCTGGGTTGCACAGGGACCGAAAGTAAAGGAATTCGAGGGAATGGTTGCCGGGTACCTCGGGGTCCGGCATGCCGTTGCCGTGACGAATTGTACTGCAGCGCTTCACCTCGCGCTTCTTGCCCTTGACATCGGCCCCGGTGACGAAGTGCTCGTTGCGGATTATACGTTCCCGGCAACAGGTCATGCCGTGCTGTATTGCGGAGCACGGCCGGTTTTCGTCGATATCGACCCGAGAACCTACAACATCGATCCCGGCCTGATTGAGGAGAAGATCACCTCAAAGACCCGGGCAATCATCCCGGTTCATACCTTCGGACAGCCCGCGGCGATGGATGCAATCCTGCAGATCGCAAACGACCATAACCTTGCCGTCGTCGAGGATGCCGCCTGTGCGCTCGGCGCCCGGTATCGCGGCAGATGCGCCGGGACGATGGGTGATGTCGGATGCTTCTCCTTCCACGCCCGGAAAGGGATCACCACCGGCGAAGGCGGAATGCTCGTGACAGACCGCGACGACATCGCCGCGAAGGCCCGGCATCTTGCAGTCTTTGGCATGACGGCCGCGTGGGACCGCGAGCAGAGTGACCGGCTGGTAATTCCCAGATTCACCGATGTAGGATACAACTACAAGATGAGCGACATTACGGCGGCGGTGGGCGTCGCCCAGATGAGGCGTTTGGACACGTTCATCGAGCGGCGACGGGAACTTGCCCAGATCTGGGATACGCATCTCGACGACATTGCTGGCATCACCAAACCCTACATCGATCCGAGTGTGAGCCCCGTCTACCAGAGTTATGTCGCTACCGTCGACCCGGGGATTGATCGGGACTGGCTTATTGAAACGTTAATAAATGAGGGGATTCAAACCCAGATTGGGACGTACGCATCTCATATCCAGCCTGTGTACCGGTCCCAGGAACGATGCAGCCGATCGCTGGATATCTATTGCCGTGCGATCGCACTGCCGCTATATGTGAACCTGCGTTATGAAGAGATCGACGCCGTGGCGCAGATACTCGAACGGATCCTTGGAGCACTTTAA
- a CDS encoding dTDP-glucose 4,6-dehydratase → MSLKNRSILITGGAGFIGSHLVDALVREEPENLVVVDNLYLGKDENLADAQKLDPSLKIYHQDSSDYNAMKTLMEAEGIDVVFDLAVIPLPACLENPVWTFRHNTDLALCMAELARHDVFKTLIHFSSSEAYGSSIYAPMDEKHPLNGTTPYAASKAAADLMICSYCRTFGIEAAIIRPFNNYGPRQNERSYAGVIPLTIKRILGGEAPIIYGDGQQTRDYLYVTDTAQAAIDIYNTPQTRSKVLNVASGKEVSIEYIIGFIARYMGCKKNIVYQPERPGDVRRHIANVFLAQDMIGFKVKIDFDEGLARTIDWYVSYFNKNPDQ, encoded by the coding sequence ATGAGCCTTAAGAACAGATCGATACTTATCACCGGCGGAGCCGGATTTATCGGGAGCCACCTCGTGGATGCGCTTGTCCGGGAAGAACCGGAGAATCTGGTGGTCGTCGATAACCTCTATCTCGGCAAAGATGAAAACCTCGCGGACGCTCAAAAACTCGACCCGAGTCTGAAGATCTACCACCAGGACTCCTCGGATTATAACGCGATGAAGACGCTCATGGAGGCCGAAGGGATTGATGTCGTTTTTGATCTTGCCGTGATCCCGCTTCCTGCATGCCTAGAAAATCCTGTGTGGACGTTTCGGCACAACACCGATCTTGCTCTCTGCATGGCCGAGCTTGCCCGACACGACGTATTTAAAACCCTGATTCACTTCTCGTCATCAGAAGCATACGGATCTTCCATTTACGCACCGATGGATGAGAAACACCCGTTAAACGGCACGACTCCGTATGCTGCGAGCAAAGCCGCTGCCGATCTGATGATCTGTTCCTATTGTCGAACATTCGGGATCGAGGCAGCCATCATTCGCCCGTTCAATAATTACGGTCCACGGCAGAACGAGCGGAGTTATGCGGGCGTTATTCCGCTTACAATCAAGCGCATTCTCGGCGGTGAAGCGCCGATCATCTATGGTGATGGTCAGCAGACTCGTGACTATCTGTATGTCACCGATACCGCACAGGCGGCCATTGATATCTATAACACGCCGCAGACCAGGAGCAAGGTTTTAAACGTCGCCAGTGGAAAAGAGGTCTCGATTGAGTACATCATTGGGTTCATCGCGCGATACATGGGGTGCAAGAAGAACATTGTCTACCAGCCGGAGCGTCCCGGCGACGTTCGGCGTCACATCGCGAACGTCTTCCTGGCGCAGGATATGATCGGTTTTAAAGTAAAGATCGACTTTGATGAAGGGCTTGCCCGGACGATCGACTGGTACGTATCCTATTTCAATAAAAACCCCGATCAATAA